The Nitrospinaceae bacterium genome window below encodes:
- the nusG gene encoding transcription termination/antitermination protein NusG, producing the protein MSKQWYVIHTYSGYERKVKLSLEEQFDHSDDKDKLGEIIIPTEEVVEVRKGKKKISSRKFFPGYIMINVEMTQEIWYLIKNTPKVTGFLGGGSSPVPLSEGEIKTIMDQIKGESARPKPKFSFEKGESVRVIDGPFVNFNGVVDDVNPDKGKVKVMVSIFGRATPVELEFPQIEKV; encoded by the coding sequence TTGTCTAAACAATGGTATGTCATTCACACCTACTCCGGGTACGAGCGCAAGGTGAAATTGAGTCTGGAGGAGCAGTTCGATCATTCCGATGACAAGGACAAGCTGGGAGAGATTATTATACCGACAGAAGAAGTGGTGGAGGTGCGTAAAGGGAAAAAGAAAATTTCTTCAAGGAAGTTTTTCCCCGGCTATATCATGATCAATGTCGAGATGACCCAGGAGATTTGGTATTTGATCAAAAATACGCCCAAGGTCACCGGTTTTTTAGGGGGTGGTTCCTCGCCGGTGCCATTGTCCGAGGGGGAGATCAAAACGATCATGGATCAGATCAAGGGGGAGTCCGCCCGCCCCAAGCCCAAGTTCTCCTTCGAGAAGGGAGAGAGCGTGCGGGTGATCGATGGGCCGTTTGTTAATTTCAACGGGGTGGTGGACGATGTGAACCCGGACAAGGGCAAGGTCAAGGTCATGGTTTCCATATTCGGCAGAGCGACGCCCGTGGAGCTGGAATTTCCGCAGATAGAGAAAGTTTGA
- the secE gene encoding protein translocase subunit SecE, which translates to MISKATKFLSEVKVEVKKVTWPARKEAIGGTTVVVIVVFLVALFLGVVDALLSELVQALIAL; encoded by the coding sequence ATGATATCCAAAGCTACAAAATTTCTGTCAGAAGTCAAAGTTGAGGTGAAAAAAGTGACTTGGCCTGCCAGGAAGGAGGCCATTGGCGGCACCACCGTTGTGGTGATCGTCGTTTTTCTGGTTGCACTGTTTTTAGGGGTTGTGGACGCCCTTTTGTCGGAGTTGGTTCAGGCTCTCATTGCTCTATAG
- the kbl gene encoding 2-amino-3-ketobutyrate coenzyme A ligase: MPERMTEFIAEELESIRGAGLYKAERVLQGPQQVSIKISQGEVLNFCANNYLGLANHPDIIQAAKDALDHYGYGMASVRFICGTQEVHKRLEQQVSQFLGTEDTILYSSCFDANAGLFETLLEKEDAIISDRLNHASIIDGVRLCKAQRFRYNHADMGHLETQLKRAQKHRFRIIATDGVFSMDGDVAPLDGICDLAEKYDAWVMVDDSHATGFFGPTGRGSLETKNVLGRVDIITSTFGKALGGASGGFASGRKEIVELLRQRSRPYLFSNSLSPVIAAATLKAVELITRSKHLLQKLRDNVDWFRQKITEVGFEIRQGDHPIIPIMLGDARLAHDMADQMLAEGVYVIGFSYPVVPKGEARIRIQISAAHEMADLKKAVQAFQVVGQRLNILKP, encoded by the coding sequence GTGCCGGAAAGAATGACCGAATTCATTGCGGAGGAATTGGAATCCATTCGTGGCGCTGGACTGTATAAAGCGGAGCGGGTTCTTCAAGGCCCCCAGCAGGTCTCGATAAAAATCTCTCAGGGAGAGGTGCTGAATTTTTGCGCCAACAACTATCTTGGCCTTGCAAACCATCCGGACATCATCCAGGCGGCCAAAGACGCGCTCGATCATTACGGATACGGAATGGCGTCCGTGCGTTTCATCTGCGGAACGCAGGAAGTGCACAAACGCCTCGAACAACAGGTTTCTCAGTTTTTAGGAACCGAAGACACGATCCTGTATTCCTCTTGTTTTGACGCCAACGCCGGATTGTTTGAAACCCTGCTAGAAAAAGAAGACGCGATCATCAGCGACCGCTTGAACCATGCAAGCATCATCGATGGCGTGCGGTTGTGCAAAGCCCAGCGTTTTCGCTACAACCACGCGGATATGGGCCACCTGGAAACTCAATTAAAACGTGCGCAGAAACATCGGTTTCGGATCATTGCCACAGACGGGGTGTTCAGCATGGATGGCGATGTGGCTCCCTTGGATGGCATTTGCGACCTAGCGGAGAAATACGATGCCTGGGTCATGGTAGACGATTCGCACGCCACCGGGTTTTTCGGTCCCACGGGACGGGGCAGTCTGGAAACTAAAAACGTGCTGGGGCGGGTGGATATTATCACGTCCACCTTCGGTAAAGCTCTGGGCGGGGCTTCGGGAGGGTTTGCCAGCGGCAGAAAAGAGATCGTAGAGTTATTGCGTCAACGGTCCCGACCTTACCTGTTTTCCAATTCCCTGTCACCCGTGATTGCGGCGGCGACGTTGAAGGCGGTCGAGCTCATCACCCGTTCGAAACACCTTTTGCAAAAACTACGGGACAATGTGGACTGGTTCAGGCAAAAGATAACCGAAGTCGGGTTTGAAATCAGGCAGGGCGATCATCCCATCATACCCATCATGCTGGGAGACGCTCGCCTGGCGCATGACATGGCCGACCAAATGCTGGCTGAGGGCGTGTATGTGATCGGCTTCAGTTATCCGGTAGTTCCCAAAGGAGAAGCCCGCATTCGTATTCAGATATCAGCCGCCCACGAAATGGCTGATCTTAAAAAAGCCGTGCAGGCTTTTCAAGTCGTGGGTCAGCGATTGAACATTCTCAAGCCCTAG
- the rplA gene encoding 50S ribosomal protein L1 produces MAKQGKRIKAAIKQVDRTKKYELSEALGLAKGNGPVKFDESVDVAVNLGVDPRKADQNIRGSVVLPRGTGKKFRVLVFAKGEKETEAKEAGAELVGGEDLVKKIQDGWLEFDRVVATPDMMGQVGKLGKILGPRGMMPNPKTGTVTFDIKKAIEEIQAGKVDFRVDKGGIVHAPLGKAGFSVEDLAENYNALMSTLVKMKPASSKGHYVKGVSVSTTMGVGVKVAYTP; encoded by the coding sequence ATGGCGAAACAGGGAAAAAGAATAAAAGCGGCTATTAAGCAGGTTGACCGAACCAAAAAATACGAACTGAGCGAAGCGCTGGGGCTTGCCAAGGGCAACGGTCCGGTGAAGTTCGATGAGTCGGTTGATGTGGCGGTTAATCTGGGGGTGGATCCCCGGAAGGCGGATCAGAACATTCGCGGCAGTGTGGTGCTTCCCAGGGGAACCGGAAAGAAATTCAGGGTCCTGGTTTTTGCCAAGGGCGAAAAAGAAACCGAGGCAAAAGAGGCGGGTGCCGAGCTGGTTGGCGGTGAAGATCTGGTGAAAAAAATTCAGGACGGCTGGTTGGAGTTCGACCGGGTCGTCGCCACTCCGGACATGATGGGTCAGGTGGGTAAGTTGGGAAAAATTCTGGGGCCCCGTGGAATGATGCCGAATCCTAAAACCGGCACCGTGACGTTTGACATTAAAAAAGCGATCGAAGAAATTCAGGCGGGAAAAGTGGATTTTCGCGTCGATAAGGGCGGGATCGTGCATGCCCCATTGGGTAAGGCCGGATTTTCAGTGGAAGACCTCGCAGAGAATTATAACGCTCTGATGTCCACGCTGGTCAAGATGAAGCCTGCATCCAGCAAGGGGCATTATGTTAAAGGGGTGTCCGTGTCCACCACCATGGGGGTGGGGGTCAAGGTGGCCTATACTCCGTAG
- the rplK gene encoding 50S ribosomal protein L11, whose protein sequence is MATKELTGQIKLQIPAGQATPSPPVGPALGQHGVNIMDFCKAFNAKTQGQEGMIIPVIIEVYKDRSFSFITKSPPASVLLKQAAGIAKGSSNPSKEPVGQVTRQQVEEIAKLKMEDLNAHDVEAAMRIIEGSAHSMGLKVEG, encoded by the coding sequence GTGGCGACTAAAGAATTAACCGGGCAAATCAAGTTGCAGATCCCCGCGGGGCAGGCAACGCCGTCTCCTCCGGTTGGGCCGGCGCTGGGTCAGCACGGGGTCAATATAATGGATTTCTGCAAGGCGTTTAACGCCAAGACCCAAGGGCAGGAAGGGATGATCATTCCTGTTATTATAGAGGTGTATAAAGACCGGAGTTTTAGTTTTATAACCAAGTCCCCGCCTGCGTCGGTTCTGCTGAAACAGGCCGCGGGAATTGCCAAGGGGTCTTCCAATCCCAGCAAGGAACCCGTGGGGCAGGTTACCAGGCAGCAGGTTGAGGAGATTGCCAAATTAAAGATGGAGGATTTAAACGCCCACGATGTGGAAGCCGCGATGCGGATCATCGAAGGTTCTGCTCATAGCATGGGGCTAAAGGTTGAAGGTTAA
- the rplL gene encoding 50S ribosomal protein L7/L12 translates to MAVTKEEVVSFIDNMTVLEMSEFVKELEDKYGVTAAAAAVAVAAPAGGAAEAAEEKTEFDVVLTAAGDKKIQVIKEVRAITGLGLKDAKDLVEGAPKPVKEGVKKEEAEEIQKKIEAAGGTVEVK, encoded by the coding sequence ATGGCTGTCACCAAAGAGGAAGTCGTTTCCTTTATCGATAATATGACCGTGCTGGAGATGTCCGAGTTTGTGAAGGAATTGGAAGATAAATATGGAGTCACTGCTGCAGCTGCAGCTGTTGCCGTTGCCGCCCCTGCAGGGGGCGCCGCTGAGGCCGCTGAGGAAAAGACCGAGTTCGATGTCGTTCTGACTGCCGCCGGGGATAAGAAAATTCAAGTGATTAAGGAAGTGCGGGCGATCACCGGTCTGGGCCTCAAGGACGCCAAGGACTTGGTGGAAGGGGCGCCAAAGCCCGTTAAGGAAGGGGTTAAAAAAGAAGAGGCTGAGGAGATTCAGAAAAAGATCGAGGCTGCTGGCGGGACCGTCGAGGTCAAATAA
- the rpoB gene encoding DNA-directed RNA polymerase subunit beta — translation MSEMRSQRAIGNLRTRHNFARIHVIDEIPNLIEIQKKSFESFIQWDTAPEKREVKGLEEVFQDVFPIADLNINARIEYVGFEVGVWECGCGEYKELGGPGVVCQKCGQEVAYNEKHKLSECRQKGLTYADPIKLMVRLVLFDRERVDVTPKALKDLIGKYIVEDVRLTEKGKAIVPARTEITEDVVQKLLDEKIPQITVNSVREVKEQKIFLGEMPMMGPTGTFMINGVERVIVSQMHRSPGAFFSHDKGKSHISGKILFSARIIPDRGSWVDFEFDIKDILHVKIDRRRKLPATILLQAYGMTSKEILETFYAVEKINISAKDSRFSMGSKNLLIGFKVLEDIIDPKTNDVILKANKKVTPAVAKKISRLARSSKVEIDEEGLIGRFLFEEIVNKETGEVFAEVNQPITVEILDFIKDNHLTEIQILRIDEDASDTALRDTLAAGKIDSQEDAIREIYKRLRPGDPPTPEIAKSLFWNLFSNPKRYNLSVVGRIKMNQKFGLDIPLENRLLNLEDLKAVMKYIIDLRNGIGQIDDIDHLGNRRVRAVGESLENQFRVGLVRMERAIIERMSIQDLEGSMPHDLINSKPVTAAIKEFFGSSQLSQFMDQTNPLSEVTHKRRLSALGPGGLTRERAGFEVRDVHPTHYGRICPIETPEGPNIGLIASLSTYARVNEYGFIETPYRKVKNGYAKSDIEFHTALIEDQFIIAQANAELDEDKKFSNEIISARKGGDFILSPSDKVDYMDVSPKQLISVAASLIPFLENDDANRALMGSNMQRQAVPLLQAEAPLVGTGMEVMVAHDSGAVIIAENDGEVISADATRIVVRTQGKKRGHVKNKRSRLVDSNVDIYTLNKYQRSNQNTCINQKPLVTSGTKVKAGDVLADGPSTDRGELALGRNALVAFMPWEGYNFEDAIIVGERLVKEDVYTSIHIEEFEVEARDTKQGKEEITRDISNVGEEALKNLDDSGIIRIGAAVKANDILVGKVTPKGETQLSPEEKLLKAIFGEKAGDVRDTSLRVPPGVSGTVIDVKVFSRKGVDKDSRTLAIEEEEISRIETDFNDEIKIVKSETEKGVVQLLLGKQVAKPATIGKHSFKKGDVLSEEMLAKVGLKDLVKIPAKDVDPDQLEAMEESCKDQVHILKTMMDEKISRLKKGDDLAPGVIKLVKVFMAMKRKLQVGDKMAGRHGNKGVVSKIVPEEDLPYMEDGTPIELILNPLGVPSRMNVGQILETNLGMAAKATGKHMATPVFDGAKEEEVRAFLEEGNCSPTGKVTLYDGRAGYPFRQQVMVGYIYMLKLHHLVDDKIHARSTGPYSLVTQQPLGGKAQFGGQRLGEMEVWALEAYGAAYTLQEMLTVKSDDVEGRKRMYEAIVKGDTNLNPSLPESFNVLVKELQSLAIDVELIESEK, via the coding sequence ATGTCAGAAATGCGTTCCCAGAGAGCGATTGGAAACCTTAGAACCAGACACAATTTTGCCCGTATTCATGTAATCGATGAAATTCCTAACCTGATTGAAATTCAAAAGAAATCCTTTGAGTCTTTTATTCAATGGGATACTGCCCCCGAGAAACGCGAAGTCAAAGGCCTTGAAGAGGTTTTTCAGGATGTATTTCCTATTGCCGACCTGAATATCAATGCCCGCATCGAATATGTTGGCTTTGAGGTTGGGGTTTGGGAATGTGGTTGCGGGGAATACAAGGAGCTGGGCGGACCGGGAGTGGTCTGTCAGAAGTGCGGACAGGAAGTCGCTTATAACGAAAAACATAAGCTCAGCGAGTGCCGGCAAAAAGGCCTGACCTATGCCGATCCGATAAAGCTCATGGTTCGGTTGGTTTTGTTTGATCGCGAGCGTGTCGATGTCACCCCGAAAGCGCTGAAGGACTTAATCGGAAAATATATTGTTGAGGATGTCAGGCTCACCGAAAAAGGCAAGGCCATTGTCCCCGCCCGGACGGAAATCACAGAAGACGTTGTTCAAAAACTGCTGGATGAGAAAATCCCACAGATCACCGTAAACTCCGTTCGCGAAGTCAAAGAGCAGAAAATATTTCTGGGTGAGATGCCGATGATGGGTCCGACCGGGACCTTCATGATCAACGGGGTCGAGCGGGTGATCGTGAGTCAGATGCACCGTTCGCCAGGTGCTTTCTTCTCTCACGACAAGGGGAAGTCGCACATCAGCGGCAAGATTCTATTTTCCGCGCGCATCATCCCGGACCGGGGTTCCTGGGTCGATTTCGAGTTTGACATCAAGGATATTTTGCATGTGAAAATCGACAGGCGCCGCAAGCTTCCCGCGACGATTTTACTGCAAGCCTATGGCATGACCAGCAAGGAGATTCTTGAGACTTTTTATGCGGTGGAAAAAATCAACATATCCGCCAAGGATTCCCGGTTCTCCATGGGGTCAAAAAATCTATTGATCGGTTTTAAGGTTCTGGAAGACATCATCGACCCCAAGACGAATGATGTGATTTTGAAAGCCAACAAGAAGGTGACCCCGGCGGTTGCCAAAAAGATTTCCCGGTTGGCCCGCTCGTCCAAGGTTGAAATTGATGAAGAAGGCCTGATTGGGCGTTTCCTCTTTGAGGAGATCGTGAATAAAGAAACCGGCGAGGTGTTTGCCGAGGTGAATCAGCCCATCACGGTGGAAATCCTCGATTTTATTAAAGACAATCATCTTACCGAGATTCAAATTCTGCGCATCGATGAAGATGCTTCCGACACGGCGCTGCGCGATACTTTGGCGGCGGGAAAAATTGACTCGCAGGAAGACGCCATTCGCGAGATTTATAAGCGCCTGCGTCCCGGTGATCCACCGACGCCGGAGATAGCCAAATCGCTTTTCTGGAATTTGTTTTCCAATCCCAAGCGTTACAATCTTTCGGTTGTGGGCCGCATCAAAATGAACCAGAAGTTCGGTCTGGATATTCCATTGGAGAACCGGCTGCTGAATCTGGAAGATCTCAAAGCCGTCATGAAGTACATCATCGACCTGAGAAACGGCATCGGTCAGATTGACGACATTGACCATCTGGGCAATCGGCGGGTTCGCGCAGTCGGCGAATCGCTGGAAAACCAGTTTCGTGTCGGGTTGGTCCGGATGGAACGGGCGATCATCGAGCGGATGTCGATTCAGGACTTGGAAGGCTCCATGCCGCATGACCTGATCAACTCCAAGCCGGTGACCGCGGCGATCAAAGAATTTTTTGGCAGCAGCCAGTTGTCGCAATTCATGGACCAGACCAATCCGTTGTCCGAGGTCACTCACAAGCGCCGTTTGAGCGCTTTGGGTCCGGGCGGGTTGACAAGAGAGCGCGCCGGGTTTGAAGTTCGTGATGTGCATCCGACGCATTATGGCCGTATTTGTCCGATCGAGACTCCTGAGGGGCCCAACATCGGACTGATCGCATCTCTTAGCACTTACGCCAGGGTCAACGAATACGGGTTCATCGAAACACCGTATCGAAAGGTGAAAAACGGTTATGCCAAGAGCGATATAGAGTTTCACACCGCATTGATTGAAGACCAGTTCATCATTGCTCAGGCGAACGCGGAACTGGATGAAGATAAAAAGTTTTCCAACGAGATCATTTCAGCGCGTAAAGGCGGAGATTTTATTCTCTCCCCCAGCGACAAAGTCGATTACATGGATGTGTCGCCCAAGCAGTTGATCAGCGTCGCCGCATCGCTCATTCCGTTTTTGGAAAACGACGACGCCAACCGCGCTCTGATGGGTTCCAATATGCAGCGCCAGGCCGTTCCTCTTTTGCAGGCGGAGGCCCCTTTAGTGGGTACGGGCATGGAGGTGATGGTGGCGCATGATTCCGGCGCCGTCATCATTGCAGAAAACGATGGAGAAGTGATCAGTGCCGATGCCACCCGAATCGTTGTCAGAACCCAGGGTAAAAAGCGAGGACACGTCAAAAACAAACGCAGTCGATTGGTTGACTCGAATGTGGATATCTATACCCTGAATAAATATCAACGGTCGAATCAGAACACCTGTATCAATCAGAAGCCGTTGGTGACCTCCGGAACGAAGGTTAAGGCCGGCGATGTTCTGGCCGACGGGCCTTCGACCGATCGCGGGGAGTTGGCGCTGGGGCGAAACGCGCTGGTTGCGTTCATGCCCTGGGAAGGTTACAACTTTGAGGATGCGATCATCGTTGGTGAGCGGTTGGTCAAGGAAGATGTTTACACCTCCATCCACATTGAAGAGTTTGAAGTGGAGGCGCGCGATACCAAGCAGGGGAAGGAAGAAATCACCCGCGACATTTCCAACGTCGGGGAAGAGGCTCTCAAAAATCTGGACGACAGCGGCATCATCCGAATCGGCGCAGCGGTCAAGGCAAATGATATTCTGGTGGGAAAGGTGACGCCAAAGGGTGAAACCCAGCTCAGCCCGGAAGAAAAACTCTTGAAGGCCATTTTTGGCGAAAAAGCCGGTGACGTGCGCGACACTTCACTTCGCGTTCCCCCAGGCGTGTCGGGAACCGTGATCGATGTGAAGGTGTTCTCCAGAAAGGGCGTCGATAAGGATTCCCGCACGCTGGCTATTGAAGAAGAAGAAATCAGCCGCATCGAAACCGATTTCAATGATGAGATTAAAATTGTCAAAAGCGAGACCGAAAAAGGGGTCGTTCAATTGCTTTTAGGCAAGCAGGTCGCGAAGCCCGCCACCATCGGCAAACACAGTTTTAAAAAGGGAGATGTGCTGTCCGAGGAGATGCTGGCAAAAGTCGGGCTCAAGGATCTGGTGAAAATTCCAGCCAAAGATGTCGACCCCGATCAGTTGGAGGCTATGGAAGAAAGCTGTAAGGATCAGGTGCATATCCTTAAAACCATGATGGACGAGAAAATCTCACGATTAAAAAAAGGTGACGATCTTGCGCCTGGGGTCATCAAGCTGGTCAAGGTGTTCATGGCCATGAAGCGAAAACTGCAGGTAGGCGATAAGATGGCAGGACGGCACGGAAATAAAGGCGTCGTGTCGAAAATCGTTCCTGAAGAAGACCTGCCATACATGGAAGATGGAACCCCGATCGAGCTCATTTTAAACCCGCTCGGCGTTCCCTCCCGAATGAATGTGGGGCAGATCTTGGAAACAAACCTGGGGATGGCGGCAAAAGCCACGGGGAAACACATGGCCACTCCGGTTTTTGACGGCGCCAAGGAAGAAGAAGTCCGTGCTTTCCTGGAAGAGGGCAACTGTTCACCGACCGGCAAGGTGACCCTCTATGATGGACGCGCCGGGTATCCCTTTCGCCAGCAGGTGATGGTGGGCTATATTTACATGCTGAAATTGCATCACCTGGTCGATGATAAAATCCATGCTCGTTCCACCGGTCCCTATTCTCTGGTCACTCAGCAGCCGCTGGGAGGGAAGGCGCAGTTCGGTGGGCAAAGACTCGGGGAAATGGAGGTCTGGGCTCTGGAAGCTTATGGTGCGGCCTATACCCTGCAGGAGATGTTGACGGTAAAATCCGATGATGTCGAAGGTCGCAAGCGAATGTACGAAGCGATCGTCAAGGGCGATACAAATTTAAACCCCAGTTTGCCCGAATCGTTCAACGTTCTCGTCAAGGAGTTGCAGAGTCTGGCGATCGACGTGGAATTGATAGAATCCGAAAAATAA
- the tdh gene encoding L-threonine 3-dehydrogenase: MKALVLDIAREEWESTTGMNQVDVPAPELDESKRPEDSNKVIIKPRYTGFCGSDKGIWFRHAFKDMIFDSLEKEGQSQRIGGHELLGEVVETGSYSAKHYGYKPGDVVSTESHIFCGKCHQCQIGEEHVCSDHLIIGISTNGCFADYVKLPAKELWPTDVNEIRPEVAAIQEPLGNAVHACSRIDLRGKTVAIFGCGTIGLFSILVARAMGATIIIGVDPNPDNLNRAEKLGVDQTFNVDREKMKEMGYQPDTEMVEAIRKRCFGEGVDVAFEMSGSNQALNTAIAATRAGGDIILFGLSAGDFTLTDFQNIIMHGKTLHSIVGRKVFQTWYTMSNLLKSKSNKLQDKIYEVILNRGQGTLVPFDKFDREAFDRIIRQHPKVILKY, translated from the coding sequence ATGAAAGCATTGGTTCTGGACATTGCGCGCGAGGAGTGGGAATCGACCACCGGGATGAATCAAGTCGATGTCCCCGCACCGGAACTTGACGAATCCAAACGCCCGGAAGATTCCAATAAGGTCATCATAAAACCGCGATATACGGGATTCTGCGGTTCGGACAAGGGCATCTGGTTTCGCCACGCCTTCAAGGACATGATCTTCGACTCTCTCGAAAAAGAAGGTCAGTCCCAACGGATTGGCGGGCATGAGTTATTGGGTGAAGTCGTGGAAACCGGATCCTATTCCGCCAAACACTATGGCTACAAACCGGGAGATGTAGTTTCCACCGAATCGCATATTTTCTGCGGCAAATGTCACCAGTGTCAAATTGGCGAGGAGCACGTATGTTCGGATCATTTGATCATCGGGATTTCCACGAACGGTTGTTTCGCGGACTACGTCAAACTGCCGGCCAAGGAATTGTGGCCGACGGATGTGAATGAGATTCGTCCTGAAGTGGCCGCCATTCAGGAACCCTTGGGAAACGCGGTGCACGCCTGCAGCAGGATCGATCTTCGCGGTAAAACCGTCGCGATTTTTGGATGCGGCACAATCGGGTTGTTTTCGATTCTGGTGGCGCGCGCGATGGGGGCGACGATCATCATCGGCGTGGACCCCAATCCCGACAACCTGAACCGGGCCGAAAAACTGGGTGTGGACCAGACCTTTAATGTGGATCGGGAGAAGATGAAGGAGATGGGATACCAGCCGGACACAGAAATGGTCGAAGCCATTCGCAAGCGGTGTTTTGGCGAAGGGGTGGATGTGGCGTTTGAGATGTCGGGAAGCAACCAGGCGTTAAATACCGCCATCGCCGCTACCCGTGCGGGGGGCGACATTATATTGTTCGGGTTGTCCGCCGGGGATTTCACCCTGACCGACTTTCAGAACATTATCATGCACGGCAAAACCTTGCACAGCATAGTGGGGCGAAAGGTATTTCAGACCTGGTACACCATGAGCAACCTGCTAAAATCGAAATCCAATAAATTGCAGGATAAAATTTATGAAGTCATCTTAAACCGCGGACAGGGAACCCTCGTACCGTTTGACAAGTTCGACCGCGAGGCGTTCGACCGCATCATTCGTCAGCACCCCAAGGTGATTTTAAAATATTAA
- a CDS encoding GDP-mannose 4,6-dehydratase — translation MKTLKNLITGIHGFAGSHMADLLLERNEQVFGIVRSLADNQNIKHIEKKIQTFSCDIRKRQEVKKVLNEVRPDRIYHLASVSFIPDVEQAGSAAFETNLLGTLNLLESVKELKPDCRFLYVGSSEEYGMVSQEEGFIKEDRALKPFSLYGVSKAAADLLAQSYFTRDGLDVIRVRPYNHIGPRQDSRFVCSSFARQIAAIENGCEPLIKTGNLESYRDFTDVRDTVRAYHAVMDKAEAGEVFNVCSGKMTRVKVLLDTLLKISGVAIKTEVDPSLFREAKPVNVSGVNTLLQQRTGWRPQFSLDQTLGDLLNYWRAMMK, via the coding sequence TTGAAAACTTTGAAAAATCTGATCACTGGAATTCATGGGTTTGCCGGCTCGCATATGGCGGATCTGCTTCTGGAGCGAAACGAGCAAGTATTTGGTATCGTTCGGTCTTTAGCAGACAATCAGAACATAAAACACATCGAGAAAAAGATTCAGACATTTTCCTGCGATATTCGCAAACGGCAGGAGGTTAAAAAAGTTTTAAATGAGGTTCGTCCCGATCGAATTTACCACCTCGCTTCCGTATCTTTTATTCCAGATGTTGAACAGGCGGGGTCGGCGGCGTTTGAAACCAATCTTTTAGGGACCTTGAATTTGCTGGAATCCGTCAAGGAGTTAAAGCCGGACTGCCGGTTTCTTTATGTCGGATCTTCTGAAGAGTATGGAATGGTGTCCCAGGAGGAGGGTTTCATAAAGGAGGACAGAGCCTTAAAGCCCTTTTCCCTTTATGGAGTGAGTAAGGCTGCGGCTGACCTTCTTGCCCAATCGTATTTTACACGCGACGGATTGGATGTGATCCGGGTCCGGCCTTACAACCATATTGGCCCCAGGCAGGATTCCCGGTTTGTTTGTTCATCGTTTGCGCGGCAGATCGCAGCCATTGAAAATGGCTGCGAACCGCTGATCAAAACTGGAAACCTGGAATCCTATCGGGATTTTACCGATGTCCGAGATACCGTCCGTGCTTACCATGCGGTTATGGATAAAGCCGAAGCGGGAGAGGTGTTTAATGTTTGCTCCGGGAAAATGACGAGAGTTAAGGTTTTGCTGGACACCCTTCTCAAGATTTCGGGTGTGGCGATAAAAACAGAGGTCGACCCCAGTTTGTTCCGTGAAGCGAAACCTGTGAATGTCTCCGGTGTAAATACACTTCTCCAGCAAAGGACGGGTTGGCGTCCACAATTTTCATTGGACCAAACCCTGGGGGACCTGTTGAATTACTGGCGTGCAATGATGAAATAA
- the rplJ gene encoding 50S ribosomal protein L10, producing the protein MANPAKQEAVKELNALFQKASAGVLADYQGIDAPSIAALRSNMRGRAVEFRVIKNTLAKLAAKNTPFEALDSNFKGPISVLLSFDDPVAPAKALADCRKADAKKTPKVICGLVDGKLISADEVKALADLPSREELLSQMLSVFQGPTTSFAGVFSSLLRKLVGTLDAVREKKAAG; encoded by the coding sequence GTGGCAAATCCAGCGAAGCAGGAAGCGGTCAAGGAATTGAATGCGTTGTTTCAGAAGGCGTCGGCAGGTGTGCTGGCCGATTATCAGGGGATCGATGCCCCCAGTATTGCGGCTCTGCGGTCAAACATGAGGGGCCGTGCGGTGGAGTTTCGAGTCATCAAGAACACCCTGGCAAAGCTTGCGGCGAAAAACACTCCTTTCGAGGCGCTGGATAGCAATTTTAAAGGGCCGATTTCGGTGTTACTGAGTTTCGATGATCCGGTGGCGCCTGCAAAAGCCCTGGCCGACTGCCGAAAAGCGGATGCGAAAAAGACCCCGAAGGTGATTTGCGGCTTGGTCGACGGGAAGTTGATTTCCGCCGATGAGGTGAAGGCGCTGGCCGATTTGCCTTCCAGGGAAGAGCTGCTCTCTCAGATGCTTTCTGTGTTCCAGGGGCCCACCACCAGTTTTGCCGGTGTGTTCAGCAGTTTGCTTAGAAAGCTCGTGGGTACGCTTGATGCCGTGCGAGAGAAAAAAGCGGCAGGTTGA